The genomic window GGCGGCGCGAGTAGATCATCGGTGGTGATGCGGGCTTGCGTCATTAGCAGATCATTCGCGCTGATGTCCGCGATCACGGTCATATCGACGCCGTGCGGACGTGCGCGCCAGTGCGCGAGGCCTTCATCGAGCTCGTGCATCCACGCCGGTGCGAGCCATGCGGTGACGCGCTCGGGGACGATCTTGCCGCCCGACACGAGCCAGCGATTGCGAGCCAAGACAAACGGCGTGAGCATGTTCTCATCGACGCCGAGTCCGCCCATCCACTCGGAGATGATGACCTCCACCTTCTCCGGGAGATCGACATCCTCGAGATCGGCCTGGATCACTTCGATACGATCCGCGAACCCATTTCGCGCGACCATCTCGCGAGCGACGGTCACGATGTCCGTGCGCTCGACGGCGTAGACCTTCCGTGCACCGGCCTGCGCCGCGAAGATGCTGAGGATTCCGGTGCCCGCACCCATGTCAAGGACGACCTGACCAGGTTTGACCACCTGTGCGATAGCCCGCCGATAGGCTTCGTTGCGGAGTTCATCGCGCAGCATCAAGCGATGGAGGGCAAGCTGTGCGTAGGCATCTGCCATCAGTGGAGCGTCATACACCGTGTGGGGACAGGTAGCGGGCGCGGTCGGTCATAGTCGATCCCCCGAGAAGGGAAGATCGTAACACGAAGCGACGATGGTAGTTGCGGCGAACCTGCGTCGCCGGCGAGGCACCGCCCGATCGGGAGGCCCGCTGACTCATGGCAGGCGCCGAGCCGCTGGAGTACGGTGCACCGGGCGATCGCGCGCTTAGTCAGCGCGACAAGTCGACCTACCTGAGGTTCGGCGATGAGGTCGGACAAGAACAACCGCATGAAGGAGCCCGTCCCACTGGCGAAGAACAACCTGTCATGGGTGACGAGAGCGATGGAAGTGATGCTGGTGTCCACCGTCGATGGCATCGCGTCGCTTAGTACCATCCGACAGAATCAGCGCCGCAAGCTGATCGCGGAGGCGGCCTATCTCAAGGCGGAGCGTCGCGGGTTCTGGGGCGGCAGTCCCGAGCGGGACTGGCTCGATGCCGAGGCCGAGGTTGACGCGATCCTCCTGCACGCGTGCTGAAGCGGCGAGTAGGTCCTCTCACCGCGTATGTCATTGTAAGGCTCTCGCGTCGTCACAATCGATCGCTCCTATTGTGAACGCATCGCTATGTTAGATAAGCACACAATAGAAAGTGGTGCTGGTGAAGCACTTCACAATCGAAGCATTCTCAAGCCGATCACTTACCGCATGGCGTCTCACGCTGAGAGCCGGACATGCGGCTCACCCTCGCCGACTGCAAGCGGCAGTTTAGGGGCTTTCCCGGCGGTTTGGGAAGCGTTCCGTGGACTAGGTGAGCGGCAGACGGGGGGCCGTCCGGGGGTATTCGGACCGCTGACCGGCATTCTAGGGGCGGTTTTCAGCCCGAAAAAACGAGTCCAGGAGGGTCCGGAGACGGTGCCAGCAGAATCTAACGTGTTGACGAATAATGTAGTTAGCTATTGCAAGGCGACCGGCAGAAGCCGGGCGTCATGCCGCTGGACCCTTGAAGACGGCCCCATAAACGCACCCGGCGCGCCGATTCCGTTCGATAGATGCACTCGGGAAGGCCTCTCCCCCACCATAAGTGCACCCTGGAAGGGTCCGACCCCGCGATAAACGCACCC from Terriglobia bacterium includes these protein-coding regions:
- a CDS encoding 50S ribosomal protein L11 methyltransferase — protein: MADAYAQLALHRLMLRDELRNEAYRRAIAQVVKPGQVVLDMGAGTGILSIFAAQAGARKVYAVERTDIVTVAREMVARNGFADRIEVIQADLEDVDLPEKVEVIISEWMGGLGVDENMLTPFVLARNRWLVSGGKIVPERVTAWLAPAWMHELDEGLAHWRARPHGVDMTVIADISANDLLMTQARITTDDLLAPPQMLWTHDAYTCSLAEADRSFVGTQMFTAARTGKLSALATWFTADMCDGCVLTNAVGALDTHWGRIFFPLKDTIEIIEGARIQIELRCDPSTPGICEFDWSVKIGDGATERHDTRPHTRLR
- a CDS encoding DUF2934 domain-containing protein; amino-acid sequence: MEVMLVSTVDGIASLSTIRQNQRRKLIAEAAYLKAERRGFWGGSPERDWLDAEAEVDAILLHAC